Genomic window (Leptolyngbyaceae cyanobacterium):
TATTTCCCGTATCACTGGAATTAGTTGGCACTACTGGATTTTGTTGCATTTGCAGGCGTCTGTTTTGTTCGTTGCGAAATTCAACTGCCTCCTCATCAAGCTTTTCCGTTTGTTCGGCGGAAAACTCTTCTAGGCTGCGAATTTGGCCGAAATTGGCTCTGTGCATAAATTCAAATACGTTAAAGCCATTTTGACCAGTACCCGTACCGTTTAGCGGGCCAACATTATCTCCTCTCTGAATTTCCTGAGAAGGATCGTAATCTAAAGATTGTGCCTTAGTTGCTTGGGGAAATGAGAAAGCAGCTAAGGTAGTACCAGCTAACAAACCCAAAGTTATGAGAGAAAGTTTTTTAACTGACACTTGGAGCATTTTGTTTTCCTCTTAAAAGATGATGCTTTGATTTAAGCAAATGTTCGGCGCAGTAGTGGTTGAATTGTCAAAAATGCCAGCACGTCAAGCGCCAGTAATATTAGCAGGGTGCCGCCTAAGCTGACAGCGCCCCAAGGTGCTTGCATGACTATGCTATTGAGCGACCAATCACTATTTAAATATAAATAGCGAATTGGTTCGATCGCATAACTTAAAGGATTGAGACTCGCCACTACTTGCAACCATTTGGGCATAAAAGCCAGGGGCGCTAGTGCTGTGCTAGCAAATAACAAAGGTAGGTTGGTGACAAAAATTACTGCAATTAATTCTATGTGACCGGGTAGGGCAAAAGCCAATCCCAAACTCAAACCAGTAACGCCGAACACCAGTAATAGCAGAATCAGGGCAACGATCCCCAATCCTAATAAATTGGGTAAACCCGCACCCAAAAATGCACTAACTGCAATAATGGCGGCGGTTTGAATGGCGCTGAGAGTAACGATAAAGATGGCGGAAGCAAATACGATCGAATATCGAGACGCCAGGGGTGCCACTAGTAAGCGATTGAGAAAACCGAATTCGCGATCGAACATTACAGGTAAACCCGCATTCAACGCACCGCTAAATGCCGTAAAAACGATCACCCCAGCCGCTAAAAATTGACCGTAATTTACCGTATCGCCAAACAATCCTTTCGGTGCATTCTGAAACAACGCACCAAACAAAATCAACCAAATTAAAGGTTGAATTACCCCCGCAATTAAAGTAGATGGACGCCGCTGTAATTGAATAAACAGACGACGAGTTAAAGCGAGAGTTTCTTGGAATATTTCACTCAAAAAACTCTGCGATTCGATTG
Coding sequences:
- a CDS encoding ABC transporter permease; protein product: MSSTVTPPKPNVSLQLDASPIESQSFLSEIFQETLALTRRLFIQLQRRPSTLIAGVIQPLIWLILFGALFQNAPKGLFGDTVNYGQFLAAGVIVFTAFSGALNAGLPVMFDREFGFLNRLLVAPLASRYSIVFASAIFIVTLSAIQTAAIIAVSAFLGAGLPNLLGLGIVALILLLLVFGVTGLSLGLAFALPGHIELIAVIFVTNLPLLFASTALAPLAFMPKWLQVVASLNPLSYAIEPIRYLYLNSDWSLNSIVMQAPWGAVSLGGTLLILLALDVLAFLTIQPLLRRTFA